The Lytechinus variegatus isolate NC3 chromosome 7, Lvar_3.0, whole genome shotgun sequence genome includes the window ATTTCAATTCCAAATAAATTGTTTGGAGGTTTATTTAGTAATTAAGTCTACGTAAATGCCCGTCATAGTTGATGAAAAGTCGTTTTGGAGTTTTaggtgttatacatgtattcttcataataatttacatgtagttgttcatcatattatttgaatattgtCAATCTAAGGTTACAGAAAGTTCAATTGTAATGTTTGGTGGATTATATATAGCTATGTATTTGTAATTTAACTTGAAATCTTACTTCCTCCAAGAATTGTGTTTACATGGTTTTGTTGTATTCATAACCCTTTCTAGCTTGCCTATTACTATCAGAAGAAAGGATGGAAAGTTGCTCTTATCTGTGCAGATACATTCCGAGCAGGTAACATTATCAAAGTTGTTGTAATTAACATGTGAAAAGATCCTATTATTGAAACAATACTTTTACTCAACAATTATACCCCAATGTTAATTTTACTTTTGCCATGATGTGTTTATTGATTGCAGAATACTACAATGAATGACAATACTAGTTACCTTGCCACCCAGTCCAACACTGTATGAGGCAGCAGGAAAAAATAACAGTTTCTGTTCAGTGGATATTCTGTTCATTCTTTATCCCTCCTTTAATGAATCGAAAGATTCATTTTAGATTTTTGTAAGGGGGGGGTATTTTGCAAATGCTCGAGTCACATCAACGAaactgactccaaaccgaccaatagtcccggtggggtcactcaccCGCAGAGGAGGACgcgtatgaccgttaccacaaatgcaagtaaccccctattgcagtcaatttcaaggacattttgtgaaatttacccccctattttcacgcaaaacaaggacaaaattgcggtaaaatggtaccttgaaacacccctaattataagattgtaaggacacttttgcccatttcgcaaacTTACCCCTTTTTACcatatttcaaggacagggcatttataccctttcctcattagaggaaattgcaacacaggcgagggagtgctcagtccttaaagatgaccaagagccatgtcatactgatacaataatccaaaagaactttatttttcttgaaaaataagaaaagtagaattctttgtaaaaataaatgtagagttgtccacaTAAAGATACAGAGTATGATGAGCGCGCCctctgcggctggtgactcggcgacggattttacttcccgtgatcgttctcccctttttcctgacccctatttccatcagatcgaggacggtgagcacccctattttcactacttcgaggagtgttctgtccgcggacgttccatgaaattgaccccttttcccgcgattttggtaacggtcatgcagtccccaagtcatattgagtgaccccaccgggccAATagtatgtcattggaaataatgtaATAGTGGTAGTTGCtttgaagtgtttttttttctatcagtgTGACTGTGGCATTGCAGGGATAATTTTAGACATTActgatacaatttttttcttagccctgattttttttgtgtcgCTGATATGAGGCTTATATAATAATCTATcaggctaccctgggtaaataaaacaaataatatatagatagatagatatttaGATAGAtattgagatagatagatagatagatataaaatagatagataaataaatatcaacatATATGTATTCAGTCATATTTTGATTAGCAAGGCAAATCTGACacgatttattttctttcacacCCATTTGTAATGTTAGGTGCCTTTGATCAATTAAAACAGAATGCAACAAAAGCCAGGATACCATTCTATGGCAGGTAAGTTGAGATGCatgattgttttcaaagtcttaGGCCAAATAATTGAATCATTGAACATGTTTTTCAAATTGGGGGTATGTTGAATAGAAAACAGAGCACTTCAATTCCCACCAAATACtttgaatgattgattgttCTTTGTTTTCAGGACTGTGggttattaaagataaattccagttttggtaacgatctcaaaatgactttttacagaatctaatataatgaccacccaagtgtctgtctgtatgaataaaaaatatgtgccaaaggattctgtgagaaattgtgtaattgctgagaaataagcaaaataagcacggattcggtcacatccgtcgggtctttattccagcaataataatacgctgtcccacgtgtgcctatctgtgttggtgatcttcagtgtgaaagtttttcagcgtagatttcaagatttcacaaagttaagtttatgtaaatgtaccagatctagatctttaatgatattctgacaattaagcctggttttacagacttatGAAATCAGTgattactgcaactactggcatttctctttaaagctACGCTGTCCTGtgattcaaatgataaaaacgtTATTGATTTACAATTTACTCTTGAAATAtaaggaaatgaaattaaacttacTTTTAATAGCTGATCATCAACATTCTAATTCATGTGACAAAATGATATTGTGTGTGATGACCTGAGGCCCATTAATACTTTAATTTCCTAATTTTACATTTCACGTATTTTTCAGCTACACAGAAGTTGATCCTGTGATTATAGCTGCTGATGGAGTAGAGAAGTTTAAGAAGGAAAACTTTGAGATCATCATTGTTGATACTAGTGGAAGACACAAGCAAGAGGATTCACTCTTTGAAGAAATGTTGCAGGTCTCAAATGTTACGGTAAGCAAGTTTTTTGGTCGGTCATTCATTTATCGGAGTAAGATCGTCTTTTGGACTCGCATTAGAAGTTAATGTAACGGTTACTCTTAGATATATTTCTACGTATAAAATTCTAAGAACTTGTGACCAATGTGATAATGTTTTTAAATTACGTGTTTCATTAAGATTTATTagttgaatttatattttttgtttatgcACTAGGCCTTGAACCACTCTGTGCAGAATTATGTTCAGGGAGGGATCAGGAGCAGTAAACGAAATGGATTTGCTCAATTTAACTTGCTGTAACTTTTCACTGCAACATTTTGAGGGGAAATTTTTCACAGCGAAGTTGTAGAGAATTTCACCAGCTTTCttactatatatatttttgggggAGAAAATAATGATCAGAATATGGTATTATTATGGTAAAGACAAATGCAATGGATTGTTTGAGCGTGAAATGCGAAGTTTGTGTGGAAAGAGACAAAACCTCatgattcaatttaaattctAATGTCTGACAACTTGGCAACAACAAAGGAAAATCAGTTTGTATCAAGTGAGTGACCATATatttatgaacatttttgtACAAAGTTTTTTGATAAGCTGCTTTATTCCGGAATCTTCACATAATTCAAATTTACTGGGAACATAGAAATCTGttaaacttaataaaaattagTGTACATAGAAGAGGTATTTAACAGGTTGTTTTGCGTAACATGTCATGTTAGGCTGGGCCCGCTAGAAGAACAACTTAtagctgaagtggctaccctgggtaaataagagttattattatttttatgatcagGGCCCCagaacacaaagattagcgattaaaggacaagtccaccccaacaaaaacttgatttgaataaaaagagaaaaattcaacaagcataacactgaaaatttcatcaaaatcggatgtaaaataagaaagttatgacatttcaaagtttcgcttcatttcacaaaaacagttatatgaacgagccagctacatccaaatgagagagtcgatgatgtcattcactcactatttcttttgttttttattgtttgaaatatgaaatattttgattttctcgtcaatgtcatgtgaaatgaagtttcattcctccctgaacacgtggaattccattattttaacattttgtgcttcaggcaaggaggtcccaaacatcaaattcgtaaaaattgaaatattgtataattcaaacaataaaaaacaaaagaaatagtgagtgacatcatcaactctctcattcggatgtaactggctcgttcatataactattttgttaaaaataagcgaaactttgaaatgtcataactttcttatttttcatccgattttgatgaaatcttcagcattgtgcttgtctgatttttctctattgattcaaatcaacatttttctgaggtggacttgacctttaatcgctaaatgaagaTCATcattgcatgcgcattttgctcagtagaccgactaggaaccaatcagaactaTTCTTTCAAATAAGCGATTAATCACAAACCTTTTATACGGGGCCCTTGTCTAGAAATTGCTTTGGCAAGTATTTGACTTATGGAAGGTCGACTTATGCAAGTTTACCTGTATTTGTATTTAGAATCCTGATAACATCATCTTCGTCATGGATGCTTCTATTGGTCAAGCCTGTGAGAGTCAAGCCAAAGCATTCAAGGAGAAAGTGGACGTTGCATCGGTCATCATCACAAAGTTAGATGGACATGCAAAAGGAGGAGGTGCCCTCAGTGCGTAAGTAGAccgtattgtttttttttctcttcaatatcaatttctttttaacttggtGATAGAGAGCCAGATCAGAGGGTGATTCAACAACAATTAACATTGATTCTGAATATGTTAACATTGCTCTTTATTAATCTCAATATCACTACAATGAGCATGTTATCGTTGGAATTGATTGTAAGGGCTAGGACTAAGAGTGATCCAAATCCAGACTGTGTGTAtgagaacctgtctatagcagccacctgtctacAAAGGCCAATTTTTTCTGTTCTCTTTGGATGGTCACTATAGACAAGTCTCACTCTGCTTAAAACTGTTTTCCTCTTCAATTTCATGGAAAAGTTGAAGAGTTACTCTCACCAATGATTAATAACTGAAAACAGTGCAATTGCGATACCAATATATTTGGGGAGGGTAACTTTAATAGTTGGTCATTTAAATGATCAGtttatttacttttcaaacTTCATTAGTTTTTGTAGGACTATTATATTGTCTATTTTGAAAAGATGATACATATGACTTCATAAAACTAGACAATGAAAAGGGAGTAATattatgacctttgaccttgtgcAAGTTTCACTGTAGATAtgtcaattaaaatgtttatttttatgatagaaatatgtttctttatattttcaattttgtcataCAGTGTTGCTGCAACAAAGAGTCCTGTTATCTTCATAGGAACTGGAGAACATATAGATGATTTTGAACCTTTTAAGACCAAGCCCTTCATCAGCAAGCTGTTAGGTACAGAACCATTCAATGGCATTTCTTGtttcatttgtctttttttataaagtaaGAATGTGTTAACCCAAAAAATTTGGACTATTTTGATATCTAAGTAAGAAAAGTAAGGATTTGGCTGATTCAGCAGAGTGCAGCCAAGAGCTATTGATTATAGCCTGCTTGAAGAATACTGTTACAAgtaatcatatttgattttcattttaaactttgGGAAGTTAAGCCATTGTTTTGAATTTCACCCAGTGCAGTGGAGACATGGTAAATTATACAAGCAATATGGAAGTATAATTGGAATTCCATCTACTCGAGTTAGCCTTAATGGCTTCTTCATAATGATTCATTATGTactacaaaataaaggttttacTCCATTGTAACATCAATTGCTTTCTTAGCACTTATGGATTTGAGAATATATTGAACATAACAAACAACAATGTCATTTTGTAAGGTCATATAATTCATAGCATATGCATCAGAGGTCTTTAAGATTTGTTGCTTGCCTTTCGTAGTATTCGTGGATCAGCACCACAATACAGTCTTTCATTTACCAATCACTACAGACCAGGCAGATCTTTGCGCTCATCCACCTCTGGCTTCCTTGTCATTCAGAAAGTTTCGAAAACTtgggggaaagatcatttgcctttgcatgccccactttgtggaatagccttcctgaagacataaaaaatgtacctctgtcgaaactttcaaaaatcttttaaaaactttgctatttaactcttagctcttcatgcaccttgagcactctacagattGGATTTGGCActttacaagtctcattattattattacatgtatgtttggcTAAAATAAGGGCCAGTTAAGAGAGCAACATAGAATACTGAAATACTGAAGTTAATGGTTATCCTGGAGGAATGAACACAAAATTGTAATAACAGAAACATCTCACATATTCTAATTACACTCTGGCAAATGGAAGAAAGTGCAAATATTTCCAATTTCAATTCCATATATTTCaagcattataaaaaaatacaagattaCATATCAATACATTTTTATAGTGCAATGGAATATTGGTTTAGGACCTTAAAGTAGTATTGGTCTGATGATAAGCAGATCCTGTTATGAGAAAAaccaaataaacaaatacagtAAAAACACAAGATATCAATTAAAATGAACTTGCACTAAAATACACACATGATATGATTTACTTTATCTGGCTTGAGTGAGCATAACATGGATACATTCCTCACTTCAAAATTAATACCTCAGTGTTGTATTTGAATTCATGATCCtcttataaaagaaaattatcagaaccactacaccacgccATTCTGATTCATGATTTCTTCATTTATGGTGTTTTCAGGTATGGGTGATATTGAAGGTTTGATAGACAAGGTGAGTGAACTCAATCTGGATGACAATGAAGAACTCATCAACAAACTCAAACATGGTAAGCAGTTATCATAAgcatttctatttcatttggCTGAGAAAAAGACTTTAATATCACATAATATGTCATATCATCTTTGTTTTGTCCAATCCTTGATGTTTTGCTGAAGTAATAGTAGCTACAGAAGATATGTCTTGTGAATATAAACTTGATAAACAAGATTCAGTCCTGAATGATTAAATGAATATGCTAATTGATTGTGCATTGAAAAGACTGGCCAAAAatacttcatttttatttgtcaaCCATTTCTTACTATTGacgatttttttaatagaacaACATGAGGTTCACAATGcagaatttatgatttttgtcaaaaattatgatCTGTATATATTAAATAGTTTAGGCAAATTTATTGcaagtaaaaatattgaatatttattttccatttctttgTGCAGGTGAATTCACATTACGGGACATGTATGAACAATTCCAGAATATCATGAAAATGGGACCTTTTGGACAAATAATGGTATGTTCACAGTGATATGATCCTTTTCTCTTGTAATTGAATGAGACACCTTCCCTTGACATGAAATTTTACATGATTACCATCAATTACAATGTATTCGAAGCAAGTTCATCAAATAGTTTAGTATAAAGTAATGCTTCTTGTAGATTAATCTTTTACGTAAAGAAAATGTGTGTAGGTATAGGTTACAATTTTAAAGGTACAGTCCGAcatctcttatccggacacgttgggaccagcaccaatccggataagggatttatccggatctgggagacacAATATTGAATACACGAAGCTGTGCTGCCGgctgcctccccaggccaccggcggtagctacactattgtagtgggcgtaTGGTACagacaatattcactgcagagtcagtgcaaattataggcagtgtttttatggaaatgaaatcgatcgatggccaaaactcttggataatttacctgctaaaatgactgaggtatacatcgagcatacctcgaaagaaagagaatgactcgatgaaaccaagttttaaaattagatcattgcggcgggtatcgcagcttTGCAATGTCAGCCGTTGTTACACAGACtttaggctcaaacatgatagatggcgctgtccatattgaggcctaaagttagctagcaagacGTGCTGTTTTTCCcgcgaagcaaaaagagaaacgtgatgaaatgtttgcgctgcaccctgatttactggaaattatcattcctaaagttcttttggtgatttgggtgagatattttcatgaaaaatatgtttggtgtagggtgactatgttgggaaatatatgtaatcaaagtgagtttacgtataggattgagtttagattgaaatctcatttcctctcGTACCAGTACtagattgaatgaaaaaaaaaaatctcggcaagtgtgcgtccagataatagagagatccggataaggagAGGCcagataagagaggtcggactgtatgtATGTAGATCAAAGGTTATTAAAGAAATAGAGAATGTTTGctataataatttttaaaaaaatcaacactgcCATTATATTCTTGCAATCATTAACCAGCAAGGCTGCTAGGGCTGTTCTTGTTTCGCCAATTAAAGCAATTCTGACAAATCTATGTAAAAAGTATATGCTTTGTAATGTATTAATGTTATTTGATGTGTAGGGTATGATTCCTGGGTTCAGCAGTGATTTCATGACAAAGGGCAATGAGCAAGAATCAATGCAGAGACTCAAGAAACTCATGACTATGATGGATAGTATGAATGATGAAGGTAAGACATCAGTGGAATGTATTaacatcatgggcggaaatcccagggggacgtgtccccctacccaaaatagtaggggggacaatataaaatgtcccccctactattttcgGTCTTTACTTCTACTGATGGAGAGAaaaacatcattcaaaatcagaataaaacatgtattttggacgagatgaccttactttttgggtgattacctttctttcttttttttcttgcttgtcaaatatattttggtcgaaatgaccttactTTCTTggatgataacttttttttgggggggggcttgtcaaattttccaaccCCTGATGCCCCCTACCTtgtttggggagagatttccaccCTTGGTTAATATggattttacttttttaaatctGAACTGTGAGTCCCTATTGTTACCTGCATCTGTGATTTGTCGTAAAAATGTAGCCCTGAAAAACAACGGCACTTGTAAATAATTCTTGTAGTGCATTACATAGTGAAAATGTACAAATGGCTGGAAACATCATTCCAATTTAAGTCCACATATTGCATGTGTTACAATTATCATCCCTCTCACAGATATCCTGAAAATGTCtgctaaattttttttgtatttttttcttgatagttTTTATCCATATTAACAATTGCTAAATACAACACACAGTTGTTGGAGTGTTTTGGTGACTTTTAAATCAAGTACAATTGATTCCTAGTCTGGTCCTGATTGCAAATCTCTTTTTTTCGACAAACATTTTCAAGACACATTTAGCCTTTTCATTTAGATCTTGTCAATGAATAAATTCCTATGTTTCTATTTACTTCCACATATAATTAGAATGCTCTCTGTTAATTCAAACCTAGAAAGTGCTTACAataatgaaagagaaaagaggGTAACTTTCTACCTAGCCCCAGTGTCTTTGCATAGTTGCTGTGAGTCATAGCTCATAACAATGAATCTGAATCTGGGTATTGTTCATGAGGAAGGGTTATTGATTTTTCCCCAACTCCCTTTTCATTTGATTTCCTGGGTATTTCATGAGGATGCATGTATTATCCCAatcagtgtgtgtgtgtggggggggggtaagtgaATGTATCCAGAGGGGTGTCTCCTTTGGTGGGTCCTAAATAGCATAgatttacagtacatgtaaaataGGTCAATAAACTAGGATAGGTTGAATGGTTTGATAAAAATAGAGTGAATGCATGTTTAACCATGTGTGCAGAACTTTTCATGCCCTAAAGTATTAAGCGGTAATGATATATCTGCAAAGCAGTTTTAGATACTGTCAGGATTCATTGAGCGCCGTATAAAAGTGggttattatttattcattagaaACTAGAAAGTACAGAAAATTTATGCTTGTTCAGGGACAAAGGGGTATGGGAAATATGTGGCAAAagcccggggaggggggggtgccacttacattgacgagtggataccatgcgcgaccaaaaaacaggTAAAAATTATATCTTTTTCAAAATAGGGCACGTTATGaatgtaacgtgataagggtgtcaaaaacacaaaaataatgataaaagggtaggggaaggcggggtaagttgtgacagttttttgctttttgcatgttagaattgatatgattaataatcttgtcaaaataagtaccttgccttgaaattgaattcttctgaaatattttttccacctatatataactttctatctcCACAccgaaagtcatcgtgaccttttaaaaaaacgatgtcaaatggctcaacttgccccatatatggggtaagtttgagccaccttctggggtaagttgagccacaaaaactatgtacaaaatgtatggggggagaactagcatgtcaattttttgtttaaagtcttttcacttgctaattctctataaatactaacatcctgtaaaaggaaaagagcagtcatgtaaatttgctcctttcagcctgcatttcaatcgatttttatggtttgtttgttttttaagatacattaccataggaattaccatggctcaacttgccccatgctgtttggctcaacttaccccagtccgaacttagtgcgatgattttgtatccacacatttattatgcatccatcatataaaagactatgacaagaatgaagatccatacctggactaataatgttgttatcatgtctttattatatttaaagacgtgtgtgtttataaagcacttatctatttcacactcttttttacttttttggctgaaattcatatttttccctctaaaaaactagtttttgtttcaaagttggaaacaatgtggtggggttagaggttatgctatgggtcatcaatacatgacaccaccacaatgtctgactcattcattattggcctggggctggtggctcaacttgcccctgtGCTCAACTTACCTCGCCTTCCCCTATCTATtacgctaggaaagctacgtgtttagggtcaaatttgcggggatgaaaaaacaaaataaaaatgtttataaaggatgtccattttgccccaacactacgtgtttagagtctgatttgcgccAGGTGAAAGGTGGGGCCGCACTaaaccaaatggtgtgtaaatctaaaaccgacgaccgacgggCATAAcgataaaatatcgctgtacttgtttaggggttcatttcagggaatacttgccaacttgccaagagtattattttgttt containing:
- the LOC121418803 gene encoding signal recognition particle 54 kDa protein, whose protein sequence is MVLADLGRKITSALKSLSNATIIDEDVLNSMLNEVCRALLEADVNIRLVKALKENVKSVIDFDEMAAGLNKRKMIQTAVFKELVKLVDPGVKVWTPTKAKPNIIMFVGLQGSGKTTTCTKLAYYYQKKGWKVALICADTFRAGAFDQLKQNATKARIPFYGSYTEVDPVIIAADGVEKFKKENFEIIIVDTSGRHKQEDSLFEEMLQVSNVTNPDNIIFVMDASIGQACESQAKAFKEKVDVASVIITKLDGHAKGGGALSAVAATKSPVIFIGTGEHIDDFEPFKTKPFISKLLGMGDIEGLIDKVSELNLDDNEELINKLKHGEFTLRDMYEQFQNIMKMGPFGQIMGMIPGFSSDFMTKGNEQESMQRLKKLMTMMDSMNDEELDSREGAKVFMRCPGRVQRVARGAGVSVREVQELLQQYQKFAQMVKKMGGIKGLFKGGDMSKNVNPAQMAKINQSIARAMDPRVLQQLGGMNGLQNMMRQFQQGAGNMGGMGGLGNMMGGGK